Proteins encoded together in one Microplitis mediator isolate UGA2020A chromosome 7, iyMicMedi2.1, whole genome shotgun sequence window:
- the LOC130670923 gene encoding proton-associated sugar transporter A — MVDKLHDYQGFAGRLHGFRDKVSEKWSGWKEWKNEIPTNQGFAAVVNHFRSPPKLERTLDDYSHVYRQKTRGELVRVSAAVMGIEFSYAAETAFVSPTLLKIGVDHQHMTLVWALSPLVGFFVTPVLGSVSDRCRSTYGRRRPFIIILAIGVFLGLLLVPNGEKMGYAFGDPLPLPNHTAPLGHRLTAKTINETSATVPTSSHSWGIFFTILGTVLLDFDADACQSPARAYLLDVTIPEDHARGLSTFTIMAGLGGFMGYGLGGINWDATSIGIALGGHLHATFTLITIIFIICVSYTITSFKEIPLYLLERDEYKAMQAQLMDDNRRKSEHDKIADDECASYGTLNADSEATEEFNLKPLAVDRPKPKRQGSVPMIPEITPEIYANEEDQNADPKATLREYLMSILYMPHSMKMVCLTNLFCWMAHVCYSLYFTDFVGEAVYGGNPKAPEGSKERELYESGVRFGCWGMSMYSLSCACYSLVIEKLIQRYKARKVYICGLLFYSMGMMMMALLKHPVGVILFSWTAGVMYSTLFTMPYLLIAHYHASSTFSVTADGEAVHNDKVRGLGTDVAIVSSMVFLAQFLLSCCLGTIVSISGTTTAVVGVASTLAACGALSATQIMYLDL, encoded by the exons atggtggATAAATTGCATGATTATCAAGGCTTTGCCGGGCGTCTTCATGGTTTTCGTGATAAAGTAAGTGAAAAGTGGTCGGGTTGGAAAGAATGGAAAAATGAAATACCAACAAATCAAGGCTTCGCGGCTGTTGTAAATCATTTTCGTAGTCCGCCTAAATTAGAGCGAACTTTAGACGATTACTCACATGTTTACag aCAAAAAACACGTGGTGAATTGGTGAGAGTATCAGCTGCAGTAATGGGAATAGAATTTTCTTACGCTGCTGAAACAGCATTTGTATCACcaacattattaaaaattggtgTCGACCATCAACATATGACATTAGTTTGGGCATTAAGTCCACTAGTAGGATTTTTTGTGACACCCGTTTTAGGAAGTGTCAGTGATCGTTGTAGATCTACATATGGACGAAGACgaccatttattattatattggcTATCGGAGTTTTTTtgg ggctTCTTTTAGTACCTAACGGCGAGAAAATGGGGTATGCATTTGGAGACCCTTTACCTTTACCTAATCACACTGCACCACTAGGTCATCGATTAACAGCTAAAACGATTAATGAAACTTCTGCAACAGTTCCGACGTCTTCACACTCGTGgggaatattttttactattttaggGACTGTTTTACTTGATTTTGATGCCGATGCTTGTCAAAGTCCTGCTCGAGCTTATCTTCTAGATGTCACTATTCCAg AGGATCATGCTCGGGGTTTAAGTACTTTTACAATAATGGCTGGACTTGGAGGATTTATGGGATACGGCCTAGGTGGTATAAACTGGGATGCAACAAGTATTGGAATAGCTCTTGGTGGTCATCTTCATGCTACATTTACTTTGATAACAATAATCTTTATTATTTGTGTTAGTTATACTATTACTAGTTTCAAAGAAATTCCTCTTTATTTACTTGAGCGAGATGAATATAAAGCTATGCAAGCTCAATTG aTGGACGACAATCGAAGGAAAAGTGAACATGACAAAATAGCCGATGATGAATGTGCTTCGTACGGAACTCTTAATGCTGATTCGGAAGCCACAGAA gaatttaatttaaagccTTTGGCAGTTGATCGACCGAAACCAAAACGACAAGGATCAGTACCAATGATACCAGAAATAACTCCAGAAATTTATGCTAATGAAGAAGATCAAAATGCCGATCCTAAAGCAACATTAAGAGAATATTTAATGTCAATACTTTACATGCCGCATAGTATGAAAATGGTTTGTTTAacgaatttattttgttgGATGGCGCACGTATGTTACTCACTTTATTTCACCGACTTCGTTGGTGAGGCAGTTTACGGTGGGAATCCTAAAGCTCCAGAAGGCTCAAAAGAGCGCGAATTATATGAATCTGGAGTTAGATTTGGATGTTGGGGTATGTCAATGTATTCATTGTCATGTGCCTGTTATTCTTtggttattgaaaaattaattcaacgaTACAA GGCACGTAAAGTTTACATTTGCGgtctattattttatagtatgggaatgatgaTGATGGCTTTATTAAAACACCCAGTCGgtgtaatattattttcttggaCTGCAGGCGTCATGTATTCAACGTTATTTACAATGCCATATTTATTAATCGCACATTATCATGCTTCATCCACG ttttcagTTACAGCGGATGGTGAAGCAGTACACAATGATAAAGTACGAGGATTAGGTACCGATGTAGCAATTGTATCATCTATGGTATTCCTCGCACAATTTCTATTATCATGTTGTCTTGGTACAATCGTTAGTATCTCGGGAACTACGACTGCAGTCGTTGGTGTTGCCAGTACTCTCGCAGCATGTGGAGCTCTATCAGCAACCCAAATTATGTATTTAgatctttaa
- the LOC130670952 gene encoding synaptic vesicle glycoprotein 2B-like: protein MGNKDVENNCQSDVVNNDKNSINFAEKSDPDEQSPAEINTQQAVNVAGFGKFNYKIIIVSGLTSMNTAIGITALGFILPSAACDFKMSTVDKGQLNTGFLFGMLCGAYFWGCLADTMGRRHTLLRCLFLQAGFECLVSLIPNYWGVFVSKTIIGFALGGEMATLYTYVGEFQPAIYRKKVLSTMEIPTISGIFVASLFAWMIIPLNISADFGGFFFHSWNLFNVICSIPSLITAIWLLFLPETPKYLSEFGKDEELFFVLSRMYRENTGKSSEEYLTELNGNGISSISQLINPKAEEQQNESKLSQIRKMLFQQTGALLRPPFLGRTLLVCTIMFSIFSSMFTLMMWFPELFDRFAAFELVYPNEHASVCRVSDSTFKNTTLNESAEMPDCRTEINTQVYIHSLTLGAASIPIAVLFPIFVNRIGFKISLMVGMGICAGSTIGLFFVRSSTENLILSSIFQALISICSTVICCVVVEIFPTKLRATAAALGSLCARGGAIIGNTTFSYLIDNYCMILIIFLTCQLIVGGILAFFLPNQKPDTSNKKVCEVDPQT from the exons ATGGGAAACAAAGATGTAGAGAATAATTGTCAATCAGATGTTGTtaataatgacaaaaattcCATCAATTTTGCTGAAAAATCAG atcCTGATGAACAATCGCCGGCAGAAATTAATACGCAGCAGGCGGTTAATGTTGCAG GCTTCGGCAAGTTCaactacaaaataataatagtaagcGGATTAACAAGTATGAATACTGCGATTGGAATAACTGCATTAGGATTCATTCTACCATCGGCAGCATGTGATTTTAAAATGTCTACTGTCGACAAAGGTCAACTCAATACTGGCTTTCtatttg gTATGCTATGCGGTGCTTATTTTTGGGGTTGTCTTGCTGATACAATGGGTCGGAGACATACTTTATTAAGATGCTTATTTCTTCAAGCAGGCTTTGAGTGTCTTGTTTCACTGATACCCAATTACTGGGGTGTATTCGTCTCAAAAACTATCATTGGATTTGC ATTGGGTGGGGAAATGGCAACTCTCTATACATACGTGGGTGAATTTCAACCAGcgatatatagaaaaaaagtattatcaACAATGGAAATACCTACTATTTCAGGCATTTTCGTTGCTTCAc TTTTTGCATGGATGATTATTCCTTTGAATATAAGTGCTGATTTCGGTGGGTTTTTCTTTCATTCATGGAATCTTTTTAATGTGATTTGCTCAATTCCATCTTTGATTACTGCTATATGGCTATTATTTTTACCCGAAACACCAAAGTATTTATCAGAGTTTGGAAAAGatgaagaattattttttgtactttctagAATGTATCGAGAAAATACCGGAAAATCTTCAGAGGAATATCTT aCTGAGCTCAATGGTAATGGAATATCATCGATCTCTCAATTAATAAATCCAAAAGCTGAAGAACAGCAAAATGAAAGTAAACTTTCTCAAATAAGAAAAATGCTTTTTCAACAAACTGGAGCTCTTTTAAGGCCGCCGTTTCTTGGACGTACATTGCTCGTTtgtacaataatgttttctaTCTTTTCATCAATGTTTACATTAATGATGTGGTTCCCAGAGTTATTTGACAGATTTGCTGCCTTTGAATTGGTTTATCCTAATGAGCACGCAAGTGTATGTCGTGTTTCCGACAGTACATTCAAAAACACAACTTTA AATGAAAGTGCAGAAATGCCAGATTGTCGTACAGAAATAAATACTCAAGTTTATATACACTCTTTAACATTAGGCGCTGCCTCTATTCCAATCGCTGTGCTTTTTCCAATTTTCGTTAATCGAATCGGATTCAAGATTTCATTAA TGGTCGGAATGGGTATTTGTGCCGGTTCAACGATTGGTTTATTTTTCGTACGTTCATCGACAGAAAATCTTATACTATCTTCCATTTTTCAAGCACTTATTTCTATATGCTCCACTGTTATTTGTTGTGTTGTTGTTGAAATATTTCCTACTAAACTaag agCAACAGCAGCTGCACTTGGCTCACTTTGTGCACGAGGTGGTGCCATTATTGGTAACACAACATTCAGTTATCTTATAGATAACTACTgtatgatattaattattttccttactTGTCAACTCATAG tCGGTGGTATTCTGGCGTTTTTTTTACCTAATCAGAAACCAGATACGTCAAACAAAAAAGTATGCGAAGTTGATCCTCAAACATAa